A genomic region of uncultured Paludibaculum sp. contains the following coding sequences:
- a CDS encoding co-chaperone GroES — protein MQIRPLYDRLVVRRIENQETVMNGIIIPDSAKEKPQEAEVVAAGRGKRLEDGTVVPLDVKVGDRILFGKYSGSDIKIDGQEYLILREDEVLGVLDPVAVTA, from the coding sequence ATGCAAATCCGTCCCCTCTATGACCGGCTGGTTGTGCGCCGGATCGAGAATCAGGAAACGGTGATGAACGGGATCATCATCCCGGACTCGGCCAAGGAGAAGCCTCAGGAAGCGGAAGTCGTGGCAGCGGGCCGTGGCAAGCGCCTGGAAGACGGCACAGTGGTGCCGCTGGATGTGAAGGTCGGCGACCGGATCCTGTTTGGCAAGTATTCCGGCAGCGACATCAAGATTGATGGTCAGGAATATCTGATCCTGCGCGAAGACGAAGTGCTGGGCGTTCTCGACCCGGTCGCGGTGACCGCGTAA